The following proteins are co-located in the Candidatus Omnitrophota bacterium genome:
- the fabD gene encoding ACP S-malonyltransferase, whose protein sequence is MVDTALIFPGQGAQSAGMGKDLYENFVQAREVFDKADAILKFDLKKLCFEGPQEELSTTKNSQSAILTASIAALRVFEASPLYATFAPKFSMGLSLGEYTALVAAGSISFEDALLLVRKRGEFMEEASKKNPGKMACVIGMDIHMVEELCKGFGCEIANLNCPGQIVISGKTNNVELFASMAKDKGAKRVIMLDVSGPFHSSLMTTARDKLKEYIDNVRIAPPVIPFISNVDAKVQADPEKIKENLISQVNSRTLWEESMRLVIRSGVKTFLEIGPGQVLKGLAKKIDPKLEVKNIGTSQDIQQPVTSA, encoded by the coding sequence ATGGTAGACACGGCTCTCATATTTCCCGGACAGGGCGCTCAATCCGCAGGGATGGGTAAAGACCTGTATGAGAATTTTGTCCAGGCCAGGGAGGTCTTTGATAAAGCGGACGCTATTCTGAAATTTGATTTGAAGAAACTCTGCTTCGAAGGCCCCCAGGAAGAACTTTCCACTACAAAGAATAGCCAGAGCGCCATATTGACTGCCAGTATAGCCGCCCTGCGGGTATTTGAGGCGTCGCCTCTTTACGCGACCTTCGCGCCAAAATTCAGCATGGGGCTGTCTCTGGGCGAATACACGGCCCTGGTCGCCGCTGGAAGCATATCGTTCGAAGACGCGCTTCTCCTGGTGAGAAAGCGCGGAGAGTTTATGGAGGAGGCCTCCAAAAAGAACCCCGGCAAGATGGCATGCGTGATCGGGATGGACATACATATGGTAGAGGAATTATGCAAAGGGTTCGGTTGCGAGATAGCGAACCTAAACTGCCCGGGGCAGATAGTTATATCCGGGAAGACAAATAATGTAGAGCTATTCGCGAGCATGGCCAAGGATAAGGGGGCCAAGCGCGTTATTATGCTCGATGTCAGCGGGCCGTTCCATTCATCGCTAATGACTACAGCGCGCGACAAATTGAAAGAGTATATAGACAACGTCCGAATCGCCCCGCCCGTTATACCGTTCATAAGTAATGTGGACGCGAAGGTCCAGGCCGATCCTGAAAAGATAAAAGAGAACCTTATCTCGCAGGTCAACTCCAGGACCCTCTGGGAAGAGTCTATGAGGCTCGTGATACGTTCCGGGGTGAAGACCTTTCTCGAGATCGGGCCCGGACAGGTCCTGAAAGGCCTCGCGAAAAAGATCGACCCAAAGCTGGAAGTGAAGAATATAGGGACATCGCAGGATATACAGCAGCCGGTTACGTCAGCATAA